The following are encoded in a window of Phragmites australis chromosome 22, lpPhrAust1.1, whole genome shotgun sequence genomic DNA:
- the LOC133904991 gene encoding E3 ubiquitin-protein ligase PUB23-like, giving the protein MLPYDPCCRQLQPFASIKQPHGDGVTSKDLVTEMEALGGMQHHFLCPISLQLMQDPVTAPTGITYDRRAIERWLAAGHATCPVTGQPLALADLTPNHTLRRLIQSWRPHSSMPAAGATSVERERQDAAADVVKKLLSRDSPPSVDVLRAAAEVTSESDVARRYMVDAGVLQSVLRLVVSCAKMKGCPGDQGSLDVPTVEACLALVRALDISGDELLPLVADNHVHDLVDAVTDVLVALETGPGDVARASAVQLLESVTEVASVPVLGRLRPELFRAVTAVARDRVSPGATRAALRALLQACPVGRNRALIVEAGAAHEAIELELAAPSPSTGSGGRRVTELTMALLAELCACADGRAAVAAHPAGIAVVTRRLLRVSGCADACAVRVLAAVGGRAASPETLWEMVRVGVVGKLCCVLQADCDAGVKEAARAVLRLHSAVWSGSPCVSAYLLSRYL; this is encoded by the coding sequence ATGCTCCCATATGATCCCTGCTGTAGACAGTTGCAGCCCTTCGCTTCTATAAAGCAACCCCATGGAGATGGAGTCACCAGCAAGGACTTGGTGACAGAGATGGAGGCGTTGGGCGGCATGCAGCACCACTTCCTGTGCCCCATCTCGCTGCAGCTCATGCAGGACCCCGTCACGGCACCCACCGGCATCACCTACGATCGCCGCGCCATCGAGCGCTGGCTCGCCGCCGGCCACGCCACCTGCCCCGTCACCGGCCAACCGCTCGCCCTCGCCGACCTCACCCCGAACCACACGCTCCGGAGGCTCATCCAGTCCTGGCGTCCACATTCATCGATGCCGGCGGCGGGGGCTACGTCTGTGGAGCGAGAGCGGCAGGATGCCGCCGCCGACGTCGTCAAGAAGCTGTTGTCCCGGGATTCTCCCCCGTCGGTTGATGTGCTTCGCGCGGCAGCGGAGGTCACGTCAGAGAGCGACGTGGCGCGGCGGTACATGGTGGACGCCGGTGTGCTCCAGAGCGTGCTCCGCCTCGTCGTGTCGTGCGCCAAGATGAAGGGCTGTCCCGGTGATCAGGGGAGTTTAGATGTGCCCACGGTCGAGGCATGCCTGGCTCTCGTCCGCGCCCTCGACATCTCCGGCGACGAGCTCCTGCCGCTCGTCGCCGACAACCACGTGCACGACCTCGTCGATGCGGTGACGGACGTGCTCGTAGCCCTCGAGACCGGCCCCGGCGACGTGGCGAGGGCGAGCGCGGTGCAGCTGCTGGAATCCGTCACGGAGGTGGCCAGCGTGCCGGTCCTGGGGCGGCTGCGGCCAGAGCTCTTCCGCGCCGTCACAGCGGTGGCACGCGACCGGGTGTCCCCTGGCGCGACGCGCGCAGCGCTGCGCGCGCTCCTGCAAGCGTGCCCCGTCGGCCGGAACCGCGCGCTCATCGTGGAGGCCGGCGCGGCGCACGAGGCCATCGAGCTGGAGCTCGCCGCGCCATCGCCCTCCACTGGATCCGGAGGAAGGCGCGTGACTGAGCTAACGATGGCGCTGCTGGCGGAGCTGTGCGCGTGCGCGGACGGGCGCGCGGCCGTGGCGGCGCACCCGGCGGGCATCGCGGTGGTGACCCGGAGGCTGCTGCGCGTGTCCGGGTGCGCCGACGCGTGCGCGGTGCGCGTGCTGGCGGCCGTGGGTGGCAGGGCGGCGTCCCCGGAGACGCTGTGGGAGATGGTGCGCGTGGGTGTTGTGGGGAAGCTCTGCTGCGTGCTCCAGGCGGACTGCGACGCCGGCGTGAAGGAGGCGGCGAGGGCCGTGCTGAGGCTGCACTCCGCCGTGTGGAGCGGGTCGCCCTGCGTCAGCGCCTACCTGCTCTCTAGGTACCTGTAA